The stretch of DNA ATAGTTAATTTGATCGAGATCGTTAATTTGATCGAGCTCGCCGCTATAGGCTGGGGGCTCACCTTATGGCGAGGCACCGCAGATTGGCCGAAGTCTGTCGGCTTTATCGTTTGGACGGGACTATTCGGGTCCTGAACGAAATAATCCCCGAGGGCTTCTATTTGGAAAAGTGGCGCATGACCGGGCTGCTTGCCGCGCGTGCGGCGTGCCAAGAGCTGGTGGCGAACATGGAGGTGCCTATTCTTTTGGAAGCCGACTGTCAGCCTCTCAAAGATACTGCGCACTTACTTACCGTGGACGTCTGGGCCTACCGGGCTTCTCTAGAAAGGTTAAGGCGGTACGCCAATTTTCTGGAGTCGGCTGGCCCGATTTTCCGTGAGAGGCACTTAGTTGAAGGCCCGTGTTCCTTTTTGGAGGACCTGGTGTCAAGAGGTGTTGAAGTGCCGAGGGAAAGACTGGAGACCCTGAGGCAATCTCGTCAGTTCTGGCGAACCGAACTGGATAAGGTAACGGTGGAGGAACCGCTGGCGGACGATCTGTCGGGTCCACGGCCTCCACTTCGTCTGCAGGACCAGCCCAGACGGTGATGGTGGAACTCTGACCGTTCCGAACTCCGAATTCggacggttttttttttttttatctaggaCCCTGAGTCGTAAGAGGGATTCTCTCcctttgcgtctcttttctctcttttttttttattattagtcaAAACATCCAAAGCATGTAATGGGGATTAACTTAGTTATTGAATTTTGATTGGAATTATCAAAACCGCCATAAGAAAACTAAATGCAAgtgaattttggatattttggaaACTTTGCACACCGGCTTGTCGCCGAGTTGAGTAAGAATAAGTttttaaactgaaaaaaactttattaatatattagctgcATTCGCTTAGtctttaaaagataaggaattgCCTATGTACCCCGAAGTGGGGATCAACCCAACCGTAGTTCGTATtacaaatgaaagataaatggagttcgGATTCCCGAAAACTCCTAGACAGAGTCGTAACAACGACTTAGCTGTAGTAACGTTTTAAATGGGCCGCgttccacgagtttttgatCCGTTCTCCGGCCATGGTTACGAGTTCGTAAACGCCGGACGAACTGCTCTAGATACGAGGTATGGACCTTCCCATCGAGCGCCGAGTTTACCGGCATTTACTTCCTTCGTGTTCTCGAAGACTTCTCGCAGAACCAGATCACCTTCGTTGAAACGCCGCTGACGAACAGTCTTATTGTAGTATCGAGCCGCTGCGTCTTGGTAGTGTTGCATCCGAACTAGAGCTTTGTCGCGCAATTCTTCGGCAAGATCGTTGTGGTCGATCAGCATCTCATCGTTAAGTTTGGGATTATCGACCATCATAGTGCGACGAAGTGTCGGGACTCCTGCTTCTGCCGGGGCAAGTGCTTCGAGACCATATGCGAGGGAGAAGGGGGACTGTCCTGTGCTCTGCCGCGGGGTCGTGCGGTATGACCACAGCACGCCATCCAGATGATCTGCCCAAGCTCCTTTCCTTCGACCGAGTCGTTTCTTGAGCCCGTCGATGATCGACTTATTCGTGGCTTCGGCTTGACTATTGCCTTGCGGGTATCAAGGAGTCGAAGTGCTGAGACGGATTTACCATTTCGTCAGGAAGCGTCTGGTGATCATCGAAGTGAATTGGGTACCGTTGTCGGTGACAATCTCGTACGGGAGTCCGTGgcgacatatgatgttcttccatatGAAATTGGTCACGTCTAAGGATTGGATCCTTGTGAAAGATTCTGCCTCCACCCACTTGGTGAAGTAATCGGTCAGCACCAGGACATACTTCTTGGATTTGGATGCCGGCAAAGGTCCTATGGCGTCCATGGCCCAGCGCATAAAGGGATACGGAGCAGTGACGGTGTTTAGTAGTTCGGGCGGGACGTGCCGCATTGGCCCATGGCGCTGACAGGCTTCGCATTTGGCCGCGAAAGTTTCGCAATCGGCCATCATGGTAGGCCAATAATGTCCGtcctttttgattttgagagcAAGTGCGCGTCCGCCAGAATGGTTGCCACCCTCGCCTTCATGCACTTCCATTATGATGCGTTCGGCCTCGTCCCGAGTAACACAGGTAAGGAACACTCCCGACGCACTCCGGCGAAATAGTTCCCCTTCCAACAGGATGTACCTGGCACTTCGAGCCTTCAGTCGTCAAGCCGCCCATCAGTCTGCCGGGACGGTGCCATCGGAGATGTAAAGTTTGATCTCGAGTTGCCAATCCTCGGGAGGCTCGGTGATGTCCGCCATATCTTCTATTGGCTCGTCGACTTCCATCGGGATTGGGTCGTCGTTGATGAGGGCGATTTGGCTGTCCGGATCAATGCTGGGAGCCTCGATGCATTCAATTGGAATGGTACGCCGTAACTTGGGGTCGGAGCGATTTGCCAGAGCTGCGAGGGCGTCGGCTGATACGTTCTCGTTCCGTGGGACCTTTGTCAGGGAGAAAGACGTAAATTCGCCGGATAACGTGCGGACCAACTGTCGATATGCCCCCATTCGCTTGTTTTTGGTGTCGAATTCGCCGCTGAACTGGCTGACTACGAGTTGGGAGTCACAGAAGACCTGCAGGTGTTTGACTCCAAGCCCCTGGGCTAGCCGGAGTCCTGCGAGAACAGCCTCATACTCGGTTTCGTTGTTCGACGCTCTGAAATTGAGCTTCAACGCCTGTTCGAGGATTTCTCCGGTGGGGGATCGGAGTATGAGTCCGACCCCGGATCCTTGATTTGTTGACGAACCGTCGACGAACATTGTCCATTGCTCCACTGCGGGGGTGGGGTCGTCAAGCTCGGGCGATAGTTCGGTGATGAAGTCACCAAGGACTTGTGACTTCAGACTTGGGTGAGAACGGTATTCGATGTCGTACTCACTGAGTTCGACTGCCCATTTCGCCATGCGTCCGGATTGGAGGGGGCTATGAAGGATGGTTCGGAGTGGTTGGTCAGTAAACACGACGATAGAATGCGACTGAAAATAGGGTCGCAGTTTCCGTGCTGCAACGATCACTGCGAGGGCCAGTTTTTCCAGCGTGGAGTATCGTGATTCTGCGTCGTTTAGTGCTTTACTTGTGTAGAAAATGGGCTTCTGGTCTCCGTGATCGTCTCGGACTAACACCCCGCTGACTGCCGAACTGGAAACCGAGACATAGAGATATAGTGTTTCGCCGTCCTCCGGTTTGACCAAAACTGGGTGACAGGTCAGATATTCCTTCAACTGACGAAAGGCGATCTCGCATTCCTCGTCCCAGTGGAAATCCTTATTCCCGCGAAGAAGTTGGTAAAAGGGGAGGCACTTGTCCGTTGAGCGGGCGATAAAACGGTTTAGAGCGGCGATCCGGCCAGTCAAGCGTTGTACTTCTCGCTTGTTGGTCGGTGACGGGAGACTAGTATAGCTTCGATCTGCTTAGGATTTGCCTCTATTCCCCGTTCAGTGACGATGTACCCAAGGAATTCCCCAGAAATTACTCCAAAATGTACACTTCATCGGGTTTAGTTTCATCTGGAATTGATCCAAGATGTCGAAACCCTCTGCCAGATGTTGGACGTGCTGTTCTGCGATCAGAGATTTGACCAGCATATCGTCTATATAGACCTCCATGGTTTCGCCGAGCAGATCCGCGAACATCATGTTTACTAAGCGCTGGTAGGTTGCTCCGGCGTTTTTCAATCCGAACGGCATCACTTTGTAGCAGTAGGTCCCCCTATCTGTGATAAATGCCGTTTTCTCGCGGTCGGCTGAACTCATGGCGATCTGGTTGTAGCCTGAGAAAGCATCCATAAATGAAAGCAACTGATTTCCAGCTGTGGCTTCGACGAGACGATCTATGTGCGGCAGAGGAAAGCTGTCCTTAGGGCAAgctttgttgagatcggtgaaGTCAACGCACACTCTCCACTtaccgtttttctttttgaccaccaCCGGGTTAGCCAGCCAATCAGGGTACTNTTCCTTCAACTGACGAAAGGCGATCTCGCATTCCTCGTCCCAGTGGAAATCCTTATTTCCGCGAAGAAGTTGGTAAAAGGGGAGGCACTTGTCCGTTGAGCGGGCGATAAAACGGTTTAGAGCGGCGATCCGGCCAGTCAAGCGTTGTACTTCTCGCTTGTTGGTCGGTGACGGGAGACTAGTATAGCTTCGATCTGCTTAGGATTTGCCTCTATTCCCCGTTCAGTGACGATGTACCCAAGGAATTCCCCAGAAATTACTCCAAAATGTACACTTCATCGGGTTTAGTTTCATCTGGAATTGATCCAAGATGTCGAAACCCTCTGCCAGATGTTGGACGTGCTGTTCTGCGATCAGAGATTTGACCAGCATATCGTCTATATAGACCTCCATGGTTTCGCCGAGCAGATCCGCGAACATCATGTTTACTAAGCGCTGGTAGGTTGCTCCGGCGTTTTTCAATCCGAACGGCATCACTTTGTAGCAGTAGGTCCCCCTATCTGTGATAAATGCCGTTTTCTCGCGGTCGGCTGAACTCATGGCGATCTGGTTGTAGCCTGAGAAAGCATCCATAAATGAAAGCAACTGATTTCCAGCTGTGGCTTCGACGAGACGATCTATGTGCGGCAGAGGAAAGCTGTCCTTAGGGCAAgctttgttgagatcggtgaaGTCAACGCACACTCTCCACTtaccgtttttctttttgaccaccaCCGGGTTAGCCAGCCAATCAGGGTACTGGACTTCCATGATTTGATCCGCCTTGAGTAGTCGTTCAACTTCGTCCTGGACCGCCTTGGCTCGATCCGGGCCCAAACGCCTGCGCTTCTGTCTGATCGGCTTGAACGTGGGGTCGATGTTGAGCTTGTGGCACATGAATTCGGGGCTTATCCCGACCATGTCCTTTGTTGACCAGGCGAATGTGGAAGCCCGAGATTGCAGGAAAGCGATCAGCTTAGTCTTTATGTTTTCATCAAGTTCGGCCCCGATACCGACAGTTCGCGAGGGGTCGGAGGGGTCAATATTCNGCTTCTGTCTGATCGGCTTGAACGTGGGGTCGATGTTGAGCTTGTGGCACATGACTTCGGGGCTTATCCCGACCATGTCCTTTGTTGACCAGGCGAATGTGGAAGCCCGAGATTGCAGGAAAGCGATCAGCTTAGTCTTTATGTTTTCATCAAGTTCGGCCCCAATACCGACAGTTTGCGAGGGGTCGGAGGGGTCAATATTCGCCTGTAGGATCCGACACTCCAGGGACTTGAGGCGATCGCGCTCCGGCTTTCAGGAACCGGTGAGATGGTCCccgctctgtaattgctatgcggCCTccgtcttcctctgcttcttttcgATAACAGAGTAGACTCTGGCCACCCTCTGGTCGCCGTAAAGTGTGCAAATTCCTGTGGTAGTtgggaatttgaggcagagaTGGTAGGTCGATGGTACGGCCTGCATCGCGTATATCCATGGTACCCCCAAAATAGCGTTGTAGATTGGTGGTGCATCGACGACTGCGAACTTAGTCTTCCGGGTCACTCCGCCAGCTCGTACTTCTAGTTTTACGTCGCCCATCGACATCTTGGCGATCCCGTCATAGCCCGTCAGCGTTCGAGTTTCAGGTTTGAGTTGGTCTGGTGTGACGCTCATTTTTTCTAGCGTTTGCCAGCAGAGTACATTGACGGTGCTCCCAGTGTCAATCAAGACTCGTTCGACGTCGAAGTCGCCCATCGAGACTTCGATAACCAAAGGGTCTGAATGGGGGTGTTGGATCCCTTTAGCATCCTCCAAAGTGAATGATATCGGGTCCGAACAGAGTGAAGGCTCACTCGGAGCAGTTTTGAGGGCGCAAACTTGTCGTGCCCTCTTCTTTAGTCCGCGAACGGAGTCTGCGCAGTCCTCCGGTGGACCAAGTATCATGGTTATTCGTCCACGGGGAGGGGAATTGACCCGCTCCGGGTTTTGCCCCCTCTGTCGCTTGGGAGGGCCAGGTAGTTCGTCTACTTGGGCCTCTTCTTCTTGGTGGTTCACGACCGTTTGGTTGGCCGGCTGTTGGACTAGTTGGGTGGTCCGTTGTAGTCTCGTCCGCCGCCTGCACCACGGCCTCCATTAGATCGTCCGCCATGCCATCCCCTTGGCGACCTCTACCGCCACGGGCACTTTTTGGCTGGTAAGTAGCTTCGACTTCGCCTGAGAGATACTTCGCGTACAAGTAATTCTTCAGGTGGACGCACTCTTGTGTGGAATGACCGGGGTACATGTGAAAATCGCAGTAGAGTTCCTTTGGGTCAGAGGGCTGCTTCTCCTGATCGTCCATCTTGGAGACTGCGTGGATGACGCCTTTTTCCGATCCTGAGGTTCGTGGTGCTTGCGGGGTTCGTGGTGTTCGACCCGGTTTTTAGCTTTGGGGGGATGTGACGGTTGTCCGTCGTTAGTTTTTGCGGCTATTtgagcctcctcctcctcatcgagCGCGAATCTGGAAGCTCGATGCAGCGCATCGTCAAGGTCCTTGGGTTCCAGGATGTTGAGGTCCTTTCGTAATGGTGATCCGGGGATCAGGCCCTTTCTGAAGGCTGCCATTGCAGCGTCCTCCGGGACGTTAACCTTTGTCAGCTTCTCCTTGAATCTGTTCAAGAAGCTGGCGATGGGCTCTCCACGTTCCTGGGCCATTTCCCAGAGATCCGAACTTGTCACGCCTCGTTCGATGAGGATTCAGTAGTTTTTGAGGAAAGCCTTGGACAACTGATCGAAGTTGTCGATTGAGTTCAGTTCGAGCCTTGTGAACCATACCAAGGCAGGGCCGGAGAGGCTATCGACGAATAGCTGACAACAACCGGCGTCCCTCTGTTCGTCGGTGAACCGTGGCTTCGACATGGTTGCCATGAAGGATGTCATGAACTGGACCGGATCTTTGTCTCCTTGGTAGATTGGAAGTTTCAGCTTGACAATTGGCACGGCAGCCCTCGTTATCCGTTGCGTGAAGGGTGACTGCCGAGTCACCTCGACAATCCTATCGATCTCCGGGGCCGTGCTGATAGCTCGATGGAGGAGCGTGTTCATGCCGCTAATCT from Camelina sativa cultivar DH55 chromosome 9, Cs, whole genome shotgun sequence encodes:
- the LOC104714915 gene encoding uncharacterized protein LOC104714915 — translated: MILGPPEDCADSVRGLKKRARQVCALKTAPSEPSLCSDPISFTLEDAKGIQHPHSDPLVIEVSMGDFDVERVLIDTGSTVNVLCWQTLEKMSVTPDQLKPETRTLTGYDGIAKMSMGDVKLEVRAGGVTRKTKFAVVDAPPIYNAILGVPWIYAMQAVPSTYHLCLKFPTTTGICTLYGDQRVARVYSVIEKKQRKTEAA